A part of Rhopalosiphum maidis isolate BTI-1 chromosome 3, ASM367621v3, whole genome shotgun sequence genomic DNA contains:
- the LOC113556435 gene encoding pro-resilin-like, with protein MSQQKTVVILLLNVFLTSFVCAQYGSPVGNSNPGYGGTGSSAVPSGDYGHKGQNAIGGGASGSDGNSEPEPFNFAYQVKDAPTNTDFKHEANSDGKRVTGAYSVLLPDGRNQVVTYTADENGYNAKVNYEGEAKPQPAQPGSQGGYPSAPGFPSAAPSGYPSAQGFPSAAPSYPSAAPSYPSAAPGGYPSSAPGFPSSAPSYPTGVKGSYAAPQPKNGGY; from the exons ATGAGCCAACAAAAG acCGTTGTCATCCTACTTTTGAATGTGTTTTTAACATCATTCGTCTGTGCCCAATATGGTAGTCCCGTTGGCAACAGCAATCCAGGATATGGTGGTACAGGTTCAAGTGCTGTACCATCAGGAGATTATGGACACAAAGGCCAAAATGCCATCGGAGGCGGAGCTAGTGGATCAGATGGAAATTCAGAg CCGGAGCCGTTCAACTTTGCTTATCAAGTAAAAGATGCACCCACCAACACAGACTTCAAGCACGAAGCAAACAGTGATGGCAAACGCGTGACCGGAGCGTACAGCGTACTTTTGCCGGACGGACGTAATCAAGTAGTGACGTACACAGCTGACGAAAATGGATACAACGCTAAGGTCAACTACGAAGGTGAAGCAAAACCACAACCAGCTCAACCCGGCAGTCAAGGAGGTTATCCATCCGCACCAGGTTTCCCTTCTGCTGCCCCTTCAGGTTATCCGTCCGCACAGGGTTTCCCTTCTGCTGCTCCTAGTTATCCTTCTGCTGCTCCTAGTTATCCGTCTGCTGCCCCTGGTGGTTATCCTTCATCGGCACCAGGTTTCCCTTCATCTGCCCCGAGTTACCCAACCGGTGTTAAGGGATCTTACGCCGCACCTCAACCCAAAAACGGaggatattaa
- the LOC113556841 gene encoding max-like protein X — MDSRDSDDMKVEPSSPVRNTNPFSRSSSGSSLHAGNHSSSSGHEDDDSEEKGSPNNYKERRREAHTQAEQKRRDAIKKGYDCLQDLVPTCQQTDSSGYKLSKATVLQKSIDYIQYLLLQKKKLEEERNALRKEVVALRIMQANYEQMVKAQQIPMGHVETRIPDEEKFQMFQNIIDELFFTFCNINVNNFTELSACVFSWLEEHCKPQTLQNLIETVLEKEPKSHTPTSTDKTSP, encoded by the exons atggattCTAGAGATAGTGATG acaTGAAAGTTGAACCATCTAGTCCAGTACGAAATACAAATCCATTTAGTCGATCTAGTAGTGGAAGTTCTCTACATGCTGGAAACCATAGTAGTAGTAGTGGTCAtg AAGATGATGATAGTGAAGAAAAAGGTTCACCAAACAATTATAAAGAAAGACGACGAGAAGCACATACCCAAGCTGAACAAAAACGTCGTGATGCTATAAAAAAAGGATATGATTGTTTACAAGATTTAGTCCCAACTTGTCAGCAAACAGATAGCAGTGGTTATAAACTAAGCAAAGCGACAGTATTACAAAAATCCATAGATTACatacaa TATTTACTGttgcaaaagaaaaaattagaaGAAGAACGTAATGCTTTACGAAAAGAAGTAGTTGCATTACGAATTATGCAAGCTAATTATGAGCAAATGGTAAAAGCTCAACAAATTCCAATGGGTCATGTTGAAACTAGGATACCTGATGaagaaaaatttcaaatg tttcagaatattattgatgaattgttctttacattttgtaatattaatgttaacaattttactGAACTTTCTGCTTGCGTCTTCAGTTGGCTTGAAGAACACTGTAAACCTCag acattacaaaatttaatagaaactGTTCTTGAAAAGGAACCAAAAAGTCATACACCTACCTCAACCGACAAAACTTCaccataa